Proteins encoded together in one Impatiens glandulifera chromosome 1, dImpGla2.1, whole genome shotgun sequence window:
- the LOC124921007 gene encoding cell division control protein 48 homolog C-like, with the protein MGKRRGGGGRGTITSAALLRHIESCKLKYPTVEELVDHLRSNYPQYSRQKLLPLTRAVKRTLEHINSKDDPSSDITLSSSIMDEDETGRPSQKKMKLVSQSEMQPIQKKRKTFDQEYVQSVTSSSKEEDGVISTSEDAIFPKKKLKRKEEVEKKNKSVELESNKAAMNVGLLGDNSNLGMIKGKEKRLVDISDEQGGGKKGTRFSDLGGMSSVLKELGDVLYSISRRRPLEYIGGSPITGILLHGPPGCGKTKLVDAIAVESGLHLHKISANELVTGVTGASEENIRVLFEKAYRTAPSIVFIDEIDIIASKRDNLQREMEKRIVTQLMTCMDISQRPSFSNETPYVLVIGATNRPDSIDPALRRPGKFDHEFALGVPDEKARLEILTVLSRKLRLGGSFDLLKIARSTAGFVGADLEQLAKKAAFLALMKLRDRKKAECQKEPVDDDCIEKEPADSDCTEKEPADDDQNKYFPFHPKDMETFYITMTDFEEAAKMVQPSTKREGFSTIPNVKWEDVGGMESIRKDFLDIVNQIKYPDHYKRFNLNEKGFLLYGPPGCGKTLIAKAVANESGANFIHIKGPEILSKYVGESEMAIRTIFRRARTCSPCILFFDEVDALTTNRGHEGGWIVARLVNQLLLELDGGDERKDVYVIAATNRPEAVDPALLRPNRLGKYFYVRLPSPDSRGSILKALARDKPIDPSVDLLEVGKDPACDNFSGADLSALLNLAARTAIDECIGGSDVFAINRRHFDIAFQNTFPSVSLKEIQFYDKWSKNKEVNERQRS; encoded by the exons ATGGGGAAAAGACGAGGAGGTGGCGGTCGTGGGACAATTACATCTGCGGCCCTTCTTCGGCATATAGAATCGTGTAAGCTCAAGTATCCGACCGTTGAGGAACTTGTAGATCATCTTCGGTCCAACTACCCACAATATAGTCGGCAAAAGCTTCTTCCTTTAACCAGGGCAGTTAAGAGAACGTTAGAACACATCAATTCGAAGGATGACCCATCAAGCGATATCACCCTGTCAAGTTCCATAATGGACGAAGATGAAACTGGTCGACCGTCtcagaagaagatgaaattggTGAGCCAGAGTGAAATGCAACCCATACAAAAGAAACGGAAAACTTTTGACCAGGAATATGTACAGTCTGTGACATCCTCCTCTAAGGAAGAAGATGGTGTTATTTCAACATCTGAAGATgctattttcccaaaaaaaaaattgaaaaggaaagaagaagttgagaagaagaataagagtGTTGAATTGGAGTCTAATAAGGCTGCTATGAATGTTGGTTTGCTTGGAGAcaattcaaatttgggtatgataaaaggaaaagaaaaaagattagTTGACATCAGTGACGAGCAGGGGGGAGGGAAGAAGGGGACGAGGTTTAGTGACCTAGGTGGAATGTCCAGTGTTTTGAAGGAATTGGGCGATGTGTTGTATTCCATTTCGCGTCGACGTCCTTTAGAATATATTGGAGGGAGTCCGATTACTGGGATTTTGTTACATGGGCCGCCAGGGTGTGGAAAAACAAAGTTGGTTGATGCCATAGCTGTTGAGTCTGGACTGCATTTACATAAAATTTCGGCTAATGAATTGGTTACTGGTGTTACAG GTGCATCAGAAGAGAATATCCGAGTTCTTTTTGAAAAAGCTTATAGGACAGCACCCTCGATTGTGTTTATTGATGAGATTGATATTATAGCTTCAAAAAGAGACAATTTGCAAAGGGAAATGGAGAAAAGAATTGTTACACAGTTAATGACTTGCATGGATATTTCACAAAGACCTTCTTTTTCTAATGAAACTCCTTATGTTCTTGTAATTGGGGCTACTAATAGACCTGACAGTATTGATCCTGCATTAAGAAGACCTGGAAAGTTTGACCATGAGTTTGCTTTAGGCGTTCCTGATGAAAAAGCTAGGTTGGAAATTCTTACCGTTCTTAGTCGCAAATTAAGGCTCGGGGGTTCTTTTGACCTTTTAAAGATAGCCCGTTCTACAGCTGGTTTTGTTGGGGCTGATTTGGAACAACTAGCAAAAAAGGCTGCATTTCTAGCTTTGATGAAATTAAGGGACAGAAAAAAAGCAGAATGTCAGAAAGAACCTGTAGATGATGATTGTATTGAGAAAGAACCTGCAGATTCTGATTGTACTGAGAAAGAACCTGCAGATGATGATCAGAATAAATATTTTCCTTTCCATCCTAAAGATATGGAAACTTTTTACATAACAATGACTGATTTTGAG GAAGCAGCTAAAATGGTCCAGCCTTCAACAAAGAGAGAAGGGTTCTCTACCATCCCTAATGTGAAATGGGAAGATGTAGGTGGGATGGAATCAATAAGGAAGGATTTTCTCGATATAGTTAATCAAATTAAGTATCCTGATCATTATAAG AGATTTAATTTGAATGAGAAAGGATTTTTACTTTATGGACCTCCTGGTTGTGGCAAAACATTAATTGCAAAGGCGGTGGCCAATGAATCAGGGGCtaattttatacatattaaG GGTCCTGAAATATTGAGTAAATATGTGGGAGAAAGTGAAATGGCGATTAGAACTATATTCCGCCGTGCAAGGACATGTTCCCCGTGCATACTTTTCTTTGACGAG GTGGATGCTTTGACAACCAATCGAGGACATGAAGGCGGTTGGATTGTTGCAAGACTTGTGAACCAG TTACTGTTAGAGTTGGATGGTGGAGATGAAAGAAAGGATGTCTATGTTATTGCTGCAACAAATAG ACCCGAAGCTGTAGATCCTGCTCTCTTGCGGCCTAATAGACTGGGGAAATACTTTTATGTTCGTTTGCCTAGCCCGGATTCCCGTGGCTCGATTCTTAAAGCTCTCGCGCGAGACAAACCGATAGATCCTAGTGTCGATTTATTAGAAGTTGGGAAGGATCCAGCTTGCGATAATTTTAGTGGAGCAGATCTTTCTGCACTT TTGAATTTAGCTGCACGCACTGCAATTGATGAATGCATAGGCGGCTCAGATGTGTTCGCCATAAATAGAAGGCATTTCGACATAGCTTTCCAAAACACCTTCCCATCTGTCTCCCTAAAG GAAATACAATTTTACGATAAATGGTCAAAAAACAAAGAAGTCAACGAACGACAACGCAGTTGA
- the LOC124914612 gene encoding aminoaldehyde dehydrogenase 2, peroxisomal: MSIPVPSRQLFIDGEWREPLLKNRIPITNPATELIIGSIPAATSEDVDLAVEAARRALSRNKGNDWASASGAHRAKYLRAIALKIKERKSELAELESMDCGKPLDEAAWDIDDVSACFDYYADLAEGLDAKPKTHVSLPMETFKCHVVKEPIGVVGLITPWNYPLLMGTWKVAPALAAGCAAILKPSELASITCLELAAVCKEVGLPPGILNVLTGFGPEAGAPLASHPNVDKVAFTGSSATGSKIMASASKLVKPVTLELGGKSPIVVFEDVDLDKAAEWTIFGCFWTNGQICSATSRLIVHESIAAEFLDRIVKWTKKIKISDPMEEGCRLGPVVSAGQYEKVLKFIETAKSEGATILCGGTRPEHLKKGYFLEPTIITDVSTSMQIWREEVFGPVLCVKTFRNEDEAIELANDTQYGLGAAVISKDLERCNRITKALNAGIVWVNCSQPCFCQAPWGGNKRSGFGRELGEWGLENYMTLKQVTEYISDEPWGWYQPPLSKY, encoded by the exons atgtCAATCCCGGTGCCTTCCCGTCAGCTGTTCATCGATGGCGAGTGGAGAGAGCCTCTCCTAAAGAATCGTATTCCTATTACCAATCCTGCTACTGAATTGATAATAG GCAGCATTCCTGCTGCAACTTCTGAAGATGTGGATCTTGCTGTGGAAGCCGCTCGAAGGGCTCTTTCCCGGAACAAAGGCAACGACTGGGCATCCGCATCTGGGGCTCATAGGGCCAAATATCTACGTGCCATAGCTCTCAag ATAAAAGAGAGAAAGTCGGAACTTGCAGAACTTGAATCAATGGATTGTGGAAAACCTCTGGATGAAGCTGCATGGGATATA GATGATGTATCTGCATGTTTTGATTACTACGCGGACCTTGCTGAAGGCTTAGACGCAAAGCCTAAGACTCATGTTTCTCTTCCAATGGAGACATTTAAGTGTCACGTTGTTAAGGAACCCATCGGGGTTGTTGGCCTGATTACACCATG GAATTACCCTCTACTAATGGGCACGTGGAAAGTTGCTCCTGCATTGGCTGCAGGTTGTGCTGCAATTCTCAAGCCATCTGAGTTGGCTTCCAT AACCTGCTTGGAGTTGGCTGCAGTGTGTAAAGAGGTGGGCCTTCCCCCAGGTATCCTTAATGTGCTGACAGGGTTTGGCCCTGAAGCAGGTGCTCCTTTAGCCTCTCATCCCAATGTGGATAAG GTTGCTTTTACGGGTAGTAGTGCAACTGGAAGTAAGATTATGGCTTCTGCATCTAAACTTGTCAAG CCTGTCACACTTGAGCTTGGAGGAAAAAGTCCCATTGTTGTCTTTGAAGATGTTGATCTTGACAAGG CTGCTGAATGGACTATATTTGGTTGCTTTTGGACTAATGGACAGATCTGTAGTGCAACATCTCGCCTTATTGTGCAT GAAAGTATAGCAGCAGAGTTTCTGGACAGGATTGTGAAGTGGACCAAAAAGATTAAGATTTCGGACCCCATGGAAGAAGGTTGCAGACTCGGTCCAGTTGTTAGTGCTGGCCAG TACGAGAAGGTATTGAAGTTCATTGAAACTGCTAAGAGTGAAGGTGCAACCATCTTATGTGGTGGGACTCGTCCGGAG CACTTAAAGAAGGGGTACTTTCTAGAACCCACCATTATAACTGATGTAAGCACTTCCATGCAAATCTGGAGGGAGGAGGTCTTTGGCCCTGTTCTTTGTGTGAAGACATTCAGAAATGAAGATGAAGCCATTGAACTTGCAAATGATACTCA ATATGGTCTAGGGGCTGCTGTCATTTCAAAGGATTTGGAAAGGTGCAATAGAATCACTAAG GCTCTAAATGCAGGGATTGTATGGGTCAACTGCTCACAACCTTGTTTTTGTCAAGCTCCTTGGGGTGGCAACAAGCGAAGTGGCTTCGGGCGCGAATTAGGAGAATG GGGACTCGAGAACTACATGACCTTAAAGCAGGTTACTGAATACATCTCTGATGAACCATGGGGTTGGTATCAGCCTCCTCTGTCCAAGTATTAG